A region of Homo sapiens chromosome 17, GRCh38.p14 Primary Assembly DNA encodes the following proteins:
- the ABHD15 gene encoding protein ABHD15 precursor, which produces MPPWGAALALILAVLALLGLLGPRLRGPWGRAVGERTLPGAQDRDDGEEADGGGPADQFSDGREPLPGGCSLVCKPSALAQCLLRALRRSEALEAGPRSWFSGPHLQTLCHFVLPVAPGPELAREYLQLADDGLVALDWVVGPCVRGRRITSAGGLPAVLLVIPNAWGRLTRNVLGLCLLALERGYYPVIFHRRGHHGCPLVSPRLQPFGDPSDLKEAVTYIRFRHPAAPLFAVSEGSGSALLLSYLGECGSSSYVTGAACISPVLRCREWFEAGLPWPYERGFLLHQKIALSRYATALEDTVDTSRLFRSRSLREFEEALFCHTKSFPISWDTYWDRNDPLRDVDEAAVPVLCICSADDPVCGPPDHTLTTELFHSNPYFFLLLSRHGGHCGFLRQEPLPAWSHEVILESFRALTEFFRTEERIKGLSRHRASFLGGRRRGGALQRREVSSSSNLEEIFNWKRSYTR; this is translated from the exons ATGCCGCCGTGGGGCGCCGCCCTCGCGCTCATCTTGGCCGTGCTCGCCCTTCTCGGCCTGCTCGGCCCGCGGCTCCGGGGACCCTGGGGGCGCGCCGTCGGAGAGAGGACCCTGCCGGGGGCCCAAGACCGAGACGACGGGGAGGAGGCGGACGGCGGAGGCCCGGCGGACCAGTTCAGCGACGGGCGCGAGCCACTGCCGGGAGGGTGCAGCCTTGTTTGCAAGCCGTCGGCCCTGGCCCAGTGCCTGCTGCGCGCCCTGCGGCGCTCAGAGGCGCTGGAGGCCGGCCCGCGCTCCTGGTTCTCCGGGCCCCACCTGCAGACCCTCTGCCACTTCGTCCTGCCCGTAGCGCCTGGGCCTGAGCTGGCCCGGGAGTACCTGCAGTTGGCGGACGATGGGCTAGTGGCCCTGGACTGGGTGGTAGGACCTTGTGTTCGGGGCCGCCGGATCACCAGCGCCGGGGGCCTTCCTGCGGTGCTTCTGGTGATCCCCAATGCGTGGGGTCGCCTCACCCGCAACGTGCTCGGCCTTTGCTTGCTCGCCCTGGAGCGCGGCTACTACCCGGTCATCTTCCATCGCCGCGGCCACCACGGTTGCCCACTGGTCAGCCCCCGGCTGCAGCCTTTCGGGGACCCGTCCGACCTCAAGGAGGCGGTCACATACATCCGCTTCCGACACCCGGCGGCGCCGCTGTTCGCGGTGAGCGAAGGCTCGGGCTCGGCGCTGCTCCTGTCCTACCTGGGCGAGTGCGGCTCCTCCAGCTACGTGACAGGCGCCGCCTGCATCTCGCCCGTGCTGCGCTGCCGAGAGTGGTTCGAGGCCGGCCTGCCCTGGCCCTACGAGCGGGGCTTTCTGCTCCACCAGAAGATCGCCCTCAGCAG GTATGCCACAGCCCTGGAGGACACTGTGGACACCAGCAGACTGTTCAGGAGCCGTTCCCTTCGAGAGTTTGAGGAGGCTCTCTTCTGCCACACCAAAAGCTTCCCCATCAGCTGGGATACCTACTGGGACCGCAACGACCCGCTCCGGGATGTCGATGAGGCAGCCGTGCCTGTGCTGTGTATCTGCAGTGCTGACGACCCCGTGTGTGGACCCCCAGACCACACTCTGACAACTGAACTCTTCCACAGCAACCCCTacttcttcctcctgctcagtCGCCACGGAGGCCACTGTGGCTTCCTGCGCCAGGAGCCCTTGCCAGCCTGGAGCCATGAGGTCATCTTGGAGTCCTTCCGGGCCTTGACTGAGTTCTTCCGAACGGAGGAGAGGATTAAAGGGCTGAGCAGGCACAGAGCTTCCTTCCTTGGGGGCCGTCGTCGTGGGGGAGCCTTGCAGAGGCGGGAAGTCTCTTCCTCTTCCAACCTGGAGGAGATCTTTAACTGGAAGCGATCATACACAAGGTGA